CGAGcggaataacaaaaacaatgacaaccgctcaaacaacaacatcctcGATCTGATCAATGTGGCCTCCTCCCTCAACAAGGACTCAGAGAAAGAGGTAAACACCCACAAACGCCATCAGATAGCCGCCAGCGAGTCCGACTTTCTCACTATGATCGAAAAGCAGCGGCAGAAACTGGGCAAGAACACCAACAGCCTGAAAAACTGTAACAAAGACGAAAAGGAGCTTATATACGCACTGAGTGATTCGGACTTTAGTGCCGCGTTGCAAAAGCAGGATGAAGGTGTCGCTAGACGATGCTTCAAGAATTTGGTCAGCAATGAGGTTGGCAAGGaaggtatttttaaaattgtgcttAACAGTGAAGGAAACGGCACGGGTGAAGGTGGTGCACCACCGACAGTGATTGGTGCAGGCGGAGGCGATGGCGGAGGAACGATGGATACGCCCGACATTTTGATTGGATGTTTCGATCACGGCTTCACGGGATCACGGCCTACACTGAATATTCCCACAGTAAAGGAGCTCGTCGCAGATGAGAGCGCACTCATTAAAACGTCCAGCCTGAAGGTCCAGGTACCGTCAAGCGGTTCATCCGAAGCTATGGAAGGCACAAAAGTGATCGATCTCATATCGACGATCAACGGCACAGCAGGTGAGGAGTTACGATCACCGAAAGCTTCGCTACAAAGCCGCTCATCTGCAGTAGACAATCAACTATCGGCGACCCTAAATGTGTCGTTGAATGCGCGTTGCAGTCCGGTTAACATTCAGCTTAGTGAGGCGTCCACCATCTCGCTCGATCTTGTTGCAACGAGTCCGAAAGAAAAGCTTCCGAAGGTTCCTACTTCGGCTCCAGCAACCGTCACCACGATCGACATTGCGAGcgagatgatgatgctgacggACAATCCGGACATTGTGATCGACAACAGCCATACGGGCGCAACGGTTTCGCCCACATCACGTACCGTTACACCGTCGCGTGCACCATCGATCATGACGCCCTCACCGCAACATCCTCGGCTAGGACGGAAACGGCAGTCATCGACCGTGACGTACAACATTAACGTTATCAACTTCCAGGCGGGTGATAATCCTGACGATGACTCCAGCTATCAACTTAATAATCGAAATGGTAGTGGAGCGTACGGTGGAGGTGGAGCGGCTACGGTGGGTGGACGATCAAACAGCTCAACGAGTGAGTAACGTTTTGTTGCATATCcattattaaaatgtttaaatttaccTCATAATTGAACATTCCGTAAGCCAAAAAACTCACGGTTACTCACGCACTCTCACTGAGTGCAGCACTCATTTGCACCCATTTCATCAAACCAACCCTTGCATAAACCGTTTCCCCGTCGCTGTAATCAGATATCCTCCTTCCTTTTTCGATGTATTGGTGCCCCGTCTAACGATCGACGTAGGTCTATGATCTTGAGTTTGTTGCAATGCggtataaacacacactcatgcaCGTTTGTTGTAGAACTGAAGTTTAGTATGATTGGAATGTGAAAACTTTTGCTCTACATATATCATTGGTTAAAAAGCTGGAAGTGACGCCAAAtacaataaaaggaaaacgggGCAAATGCAAATTAATTCTAAATTCATACACCTGgtgaagtgtttgtgtgttttagctGCATTCATGATTGTTAGTGTTATTAACTCTTCTCGGCGTGTGTTGTAAACAATCCCTTGTTTGTGTTCCGGTCCCGATTGGttcagtgtgtatgtgtgagattgaaattgtttctttgtACATAGAAATGTCAATAATAAGCGAATTTACAGCGGTCAATGTGCTTTCGTGGAAGCACAAATCTATTCGCTAGTCGATGGAATATGGAAATAGATGATAAAAAGTATGGTGCGTTGAAATGGCACAATAAGTaagtgtaatttaaaaatacacattttacaACAAACCTTTATCCGTGAACAATATTGTGTGGTTTTCTCCCCTTTACATCTAGCCccttttatgttgctttatgTATCTTGTACGAACTCTTCTTATAtgtttctcatttttctcTGCCTATTTGTATAGTTTTCCGAAAGATTTGATAAACCGTGTGACattatgttgttattttttaccttCTCCGCTCTACAAACTTACGATATGGTGTTTTCTAGGCATTGTTTTTCCCTCCAGTCCGTTGCACCGGATTCTCACCAGTATTACTCTTCCCCGAGTCCGTGTTTTCCAGAGCATctttgtgtgatgtgtgttagcttatataaatatttcttggtgtgtttgtgtagatAAATacgggtgtttgtttttttcaaactgTAGTCCAAAATTCGCCACCACCCACGTAACAAGCAACAGGCTTCGTTGAAGTCTGGAACATAATTATTGCTGAGAAGCATTATGAGGTTGGTCATTTTGCAGCTTCTCCAAAGGAAAGCATATCAGATGTATTAAGGCATTTACGTTCAAGGTCAAAATGgtttcttttaataaaaaatgcaaagaaaacaacgtagacgaaaaacaaacagcgcCTAATCGTTAGTCaacaatgtttttctttttcgaaacaaaatcaCCATACATGAAACAACGTTGAACTGTGGCAGCTAGCCTACGCacgatttttgtaatttataaaCATCAAGCACGGTCAGAATGCTTCAAGTCATTAAATTTTCttgcaaaggaaaaatgaacTCTCATGGAGAATTTAATTACATACCATTATGCGTGGTACGTGAATCTTGTCATGAAAAGCCGAAAACCTCCCTCGCAGGAACGACACAGTACAAAGCTGAAAGCAATGAAACGACTTCAGGTAATGCATAAAAACGTTAATTGTTTTGTGAATAGTGATTTGTTTGAAGTCATAATTTATTGCACCACAAAAGATTATTACTAAGGACTGTTTATCGAAAgctttgaaaattgtttcgcATATTTTCGAACATTCATTGGCAGACGAAATGCCGTAAACTGTAAGTCGGATTAAGAGCCGATTTACTCGTGTTCATATTTAATACCTACCCGCAAAaaagcaccaggcgtctccatcgcttAGGAAGTTCGTCTCAATGGCTAGGCGACTCGATCGCCCGGTAGGAAGTGTTGGATAAACAAATTTGGATAAATATTTTGCGTTTAATaaagcttgtttttattttgcaccatactcattttcatcgttttgcttttcgctCATCGGGTCGAACGGTAAAATGACAGCTGGATGTGGTAGGTTGAAATGACCAACATCTGCCACGGGCACTTTGAGGAATGGAGAAGTTTACATGAAGTGGATATTTGTTCGACaggtttaaggttttttttttactcactcTCTCCCCAACTGATGGCTGTGCAGATCTTCCTACACCCGTAAAAGTTGCAGAAAGTTGATTAAAAAGTTGCTCCATGGTGGAGGATTAAATCATCGCCAGGATTTAATGAGTGTTCGTTATGCAAGGAAGCCTCAGTACCTTGGTACCGGAGGGACAACGCGTTCTCGGAACGCCTATTGGCCTACATTTTAAACCATTGCATTTATCTTTCGTTCACTGGTTCATTCGTCGGGAGGTGTATGTTCGGCAATGGTTGCTTTCTTCCCCATTTTGGTTTGCGTTGCAGAGAAGAAGATGTACCTGTGTTTGTAGTTTAATCATGCACCATAGATTATCAAACTCCAGTTGCTTAAGGATTAAAAGGGGAAAACAACtgttagaaaaaaattaagGCGAGCTGATTAAAAGGATTTTCAACAGCTCATCATTTCATGATGATgggtttattttaaattactcaACACATTCTCTCAATGAAGCAGTATCTTAAAGCTTTTGAAGAGCTCTTAATCGTATGAGATTTTACAATTATAACAGATTAGTAGCACAGGTATAAGTTAGCATTAAATACAACAAGAACCTGTTCTTTTGCTCAGTTAAAACCCACAGCTCTACCACCCCGTCAGAGATCAACGCACTCTGTAGCGGTAAATAAAGTACTCAACCTTACCAGTGCCCAATGTCAATACGGCCCATACACACCCATGAAACCTTTTGCTAGTAAAATGGATTTATGATGTTGCTTTTCAATACTTCTAAGTGCTGTCGGTCCTTCGTCAACTTCGTCAACCTTTTTTACGAAACCTCGGGATAGTCTGGGGGATGGAGGATGGATGGATCGATGGATGGAAAGTTAAATACATACTACTTTGCGATGATGTGTTTGTTAAACAGAATGCAAACGTTCGAGGGAGTGTTTGAGTGGAATGAAATTGGAGTTGAAGGGAAGCAAAAACGTTTGTATCCTCAAAAAAATTAAGTTGGACAAGCACTAGCATAATAactatttctaaaaataaattgggTTACCATTTGGTATATAAGAAACAATTTTCGCTGAACAAATTTTGTTTCGCACATACTTGTTTGGTGATAGAAAGAGCCCATTTTGCTTGCCATGCAATTCAAGCTAGCACAATTTTATGCAATGTATTTCGccattatgaaaaaaataatcgagGAAAAACCTTTCACGTATCCGCAAAAGGTGTAATTTATCTTCCCGTCAATCAAACGCGCACGCATCGGGTACAGCCCAGCTTCATTGTTATCGCACGTTGGCTGATGATGCTTTCAATGGATTTTGTAAAGCAATACCAACAGCAGCCACTCCGTATGCCGCCTGAgtgctgtttttgcttctttcgtcATCGACTTCGGTTGTTCACCAGCCACCAGCCTGAAGTAGACAACaacagaagaataaaaaacgaTAAACTGAGTGTGAGTCAGTGCTATGAGCGAGAGCTTTCGGTGCtcgtttctttcctttcacaAAAATTGAGGCTCCCAAAATTTGCCCGGTTCGATTGTTGATTGATTTGCTCACGAGACGAAGCCCATTAGTGCGTGATCCGGAAGCGTACGGGATgatggtggatttttttttatattttgcacAATACAAACCGTTCTTCCGGCACTGTTGTGATTCAAAAGTGCCACGGAAATTAAGAAACATCGTTTGATCGTCTGCACATGTCTACACACATTTGAAACACACTGAACCAAAGCGGGATCGTGACGctgtttttactttgtttttatgCACTTCAAAGTTTTCCCTTTGCCATCTTGTTATCCCTGTTCGTTATCGCTCTGAATCTCTCCATCTCTTGTTCACTCGCTGGCGTCTATCTctctttttcctctcttttaaCCCTTCTTATCGCACTATCGCCCTGTCGCATACTCTTTGTATCTACCAATTTAACGAAACAACCTCTGTCGGGGACAAaatgatgtgtgtttgtgtgtgtgtgtccgttgGTTGATGCTAATTTTCTCATCTTTACTTCGTATTggaaattttaacgatttacAATCATAAAACAATGTCCACACAATATCTAATCGCTCCCAACATcgcatcgcacacacacacttacatacGATCGAAAATCCTGTAGACTCCAGTCAAAAACATCAGCGCCGTGGCGCCATTTGCATTGTGATCAACAACGACAATGTGGTGCACGCGAACGATACCGACACGGACCTGGACGACGATGGGTGTGCCGGTGGTATGTGCGGGCCCGACTGTGACGGTACCGGAAGCCGTAGCCATACCAACCAACACTACCAGCATccgcaccatcagcagcaccaacagcaacagcagcggtACGCGAACCAGCCAAGCTGTTGCTATCCGGCCGGTCACCAGGACGATGGTTCCGGGGCGGCCTCCTGCCGGCACCACAAGTTCCGCAAGATCAAATGCCTGTGGAACCATCTGAAGCGGTACGGGTTGCGTCGGGCCCCGTCCGTGCATGTGTCCTGCGGCGGAGGGTGCGAGTTCGTTCCGCCCTCTCCCACCGTCTCCACCAGTGCCGGCGCAGGAAATCGGCTGACCGTGCCCAGCCCCGTACCGCCCGGCTGCCGGCAATCCCGCTGTTCCAGCGTCGGATGTGGAGAAGGTCAGTCCGATTCCGTCTACTTTTCCGGCGCTTTCGCTCGCTTGCCTGGCCTGCTTCGAATGCTTTGTTGCCTGCCtgtagtgtttttttgtttatccccGCACGTACATCTGTGTTGTCTCTGTTTTCCTTTACGCATGTTCTGCTTTGCCAATCTTGGTATGATCTCACTCATGGACAAATGAGTTTACTTCCCATCCGGTTTTGTTAACTAGCAGCTTGACTTGCATCACTCATAGCATATAGTTGTcagttttgctatttttttccgTACCcaattatgaaatattttagaaatattcTACAAGAAACTGCCGTTTTGCTAAGAATCAATGATTCTATTCATATGAAAATATGTTCATAAAATTAGCCGTGCTTTATTGATATATCACGTATGAAATCCTAATTACTCGCTTAACCACCATTCGCACACTGTTCATTAGTTTAGACAACTTAGtctatttaaaaatgttcattGAATGCATTAGGCTTAGAGCGCTTAGCCGTACGATTATAGGATCACCTTACTCTGCAGACACACCATTAGGGCTTCGTTCTGTACTGTTGTACTGAGAGAACCAGCTTGGCAAAATGAAACAAGCGGAACACGGCGCGTAATTAACTTATAGAAAAACTGGTGTCGCGTATTGGGCATGTAATattttaagcataaaatgcATCTTCCATTTGGAAGGATGAAGACTATGTGTGACAATGTTGCTTAACACATTGAATGGATAATTATACCGTGAGTCTGCTTGGTCGCTTCGGTTGCATATAACGTTGGAACGGTTAAAACAACAACTGgcattaatatttaaattttattgccaCTCTGTTCGATGCTGTTGGATTTAAACAGATGCTTGCTTAGAATATGTAGATTGTATTGCTTTAATTTACACTAAAGTGTTCCTTTTACACCGTCCGGGAAGGATGCCGTTTTATCTGCTATGCAAAACAGAATCCTGCTGCTTGCTGAAATAGGAACAAATGTGAGAGAGATAAAGAGTGTATTCTCTTAAGTCTTTAATGTTGCAGCAAAACGAGCCGTAGCTGACATAGAAGACAATTTTCGTATATATTTATTTGGATTTGTATATAATGATATCAAGTTGTCTAGATTTCTCTGACCtacatttatatttaaaagtaATATGTGCACTAAACACTAACCATGTTACATACTTCCACTTCTTATTGGCCTTCTCAGGGTTAAGCACGTCGCGTAGACATTACCAAGTCACTTTCATCATGGCTTTTTGTTTCACACAAAACCAGCAAAagaattgtttcaaaaaataCTAGAATCCAAAAACTTGCTAAAGAAGCTGTATGCAGTAATCACCTTCAAAAGTGGGTCATTTGATCTGAATTATATtgatttacatttaaaaattaaatagtgGTCGGGGCCTTAAGTACTTCGTAAGAGTTTAAAAGTAGATTTTGTAAGCTTATAAAAGAACACATACTGAGCCGTCATTCGTCTGTTATGGAGCGATTCCAGCTCAGGGTCCAGTAATGATGACGAATTCTAACAATGGCACCTAAAAAGATTATTTAAACtttatttatatgtgtgcatgtttgaTTCCTAGTTCAGCTTTGCAGGGAAAATTAGTAATATtttagcatttgttttttcttgttgctttttcaAAAGAATTGTTTTAACAAAAGGTTTAGGGTTGAGACTTTTGTacgatttgtttgtaaattctCAAGCACTTATTAAGTTGGCATAAATTAGCGTAAAACAAATGGATTCACACTTTTATGATCaaacggaagaagaaaaacaagcaatcGATTCTTTGTACCTTAGCGAGATGCTTAAAAATTGATAGCTTCGCGTCTAAAGCATAGCGATAGTTTATTTCCGGCTGGTACATCCGGAACGTTCGTCTGTTTTCAACGATCCGGATCATCCTTTGCATGGCCAGAGGGAACTTTTGCTACCGTAAAAAGCACGAATGAAATAACAGCGCTTAGCGAAAAAGCGACCGTATATCAGCCCGGCTAGAAACCCGCCTGACACTAGTTATGCCACTTTCGACCATTTTCCTGTGCTCATCCTTCCGACAAAAAAGTGAGAATCCAACAATTACCGCTACAGCGAGCAAAGGTTCGTTATCCACCATTTCCACCTCtaacaagcacacacaaattTGTTCTCGATCAAAGCGCTCTGGTGCGCAGATTGCGTCCCCATTGGAAGATGAAAGCAGCAGCGGAAAACACTGTCAGGCTCAGACCGACCGACTGCGTTCTGCACAAACGACGATGTGCGGAATGAGGcgacggattttttttttgtgtgtagctTTTTTATACTACCGTACACCGTGCCGTACCGGACCAATGTTTACTTCTGCAAAGTCAGCTCGCTAAAGCCAGCCGAAACCGCGACCCATTTGGGCTGTGGTTTCATTGCAGAAGAATGTTGTGGCTTGTTGCAAAAGGTATACATTTTTCCACTGATGTGATACTATTGTTGCTATTTGTTCATGGAAATAATACATTTCGCTTATTTGCAGAACGTTTTCTGGTCTTTTTACTATGAAAAATGCAATCATATAGTTGTGCTGTGGTTGTGCACGCATTGCACTTAAATTAATTCGTTATTTTAATGGCAATGGTAGCCAAATTGAATTGCCTTTGTTGATGTAAATCAGTATCTGATTCTGCAGTGGACATTGCAAGATGACACTACTTGAGCagtgtgaaattttaatttaattacaaatgTGGTTATTGAATGAGAAACGCTCAGAAATCAATTCGTATGGTAGGTCGTTCACAGACATCATTTACAGTAATTaataacacatttttcaatacaataAAGCCTTATTCCATGCTTTAGTTAATTGTTGATTAGTGTTAGGATTGAACGGTATTTATTTAGTACAAACATTCAGCTTGCCTAGTTTTTAAAGTTCTCAAAGTTTTGGCAGTTATTTGTACGCAAACATGCTTAAATaatcgttaaaaataaaattgttgttgttgaaataaaattcgatttgttcaattgattgtttttctaaaAAATGTGATTCGGTGTGTATACTACACAAAGAAACTCTGAACTTTTTTGgcctttttcttaaatttttgaactCGAGAACCGAAATATTGTTGATTTCATCCTAaggtttattttctgtttcgcttgttttttttttttttttgtaatgtaatttgtaaaatttgtttttgttcctggaatgattttgattttattttattgttctaGGCACTAGATTTTAAACCTTAAGTtgtcttttttaaatattgagcTGAAATAAAAGGTAGTTATTGCTAAATGCTCATTCCAAGTTACAAGAAAAGTTGTCCTGCActatgaagaaaaaagaaaaagtgttGAAAAATACTGAAAATTACGCAAAAACTGAAATGATACAGTTTTTTCTACACACTAAAACATAATGTCTAAacattttcacaaatttttggtttatgataaaagaaaaaatcgaaaacgaaaaaaacaaactatcgaaagcgaacaaaaagacaagcaaaagcgaacaaaaagtTTCGGAACACTCTTTCATCTTTCTGGAACGCATTGTTCGGATCATTCGCTTGGTTTTGTTGTATGCTCTTGGAAAAACTTCTCATAGATGTATGTTTAATGTTGCAGCTCCAAAGAGAGAAAAGCATAAGAAACTGACAATGTCACAAAACTCAAACAAGTGTAACCAAGCGACCAAGCAGAGTGAAACAATATTTACTTTAACAACTCAAACGAAATGTTAAAGTAATCGCTTTACGAATGTGTTTTTGGCCAATTGAAAAGTGGTGATCTAAGAGGTGATAATTATTAATGTATTTAATTATACAGAAGCCCTGCTTACAAACACGAAGACGCATTGTagcggtccggtggtagaCAGCGACAGCGGCGCTAGTCTTCACACcgcaggaccgtggttcaaatcccaagcGTACCGTCCTCGCTTACTGAAGACTGACTGTGAAATTAGATTATATTTATAAAGTGTAGTAAGTcatttttgttggaaaaagaagaagttaaaaaaatatgaagaataGGAAgatgaagcaaagaaaagacGGCTAAAGAAATTGGTTTATTAAATGCATGTGTAGACAGTCATACCGCTGAGTTTATAAAGGATGAACCGCTGAGGATGAAAGCTTGACGTTGTTTTCTAATTTAGATTTAAAATTACTGGGTCCGCCGTTTACTTTAGACTGGCTGCCCACGTTTCTTTGTCTTGCCGCATTCTGTTTTTGACTGGCCGTGTATATGTTTGCATGCAAGCATCGGATTTTTGATTGGGAGCATTGAAGCCTCCCTGTCAATGATTGCTGTGGAGGGTTGTTAAtgtgcaaaaatgtttgtttttcagttaccagaagggttttttttttgtgtaacaaatttttaaaattctatgcCAACTTATGGAACATCCATTaggtgttttatgtttaatccGATGCGGAAATCGTGTAAATTAAATGTGCGTAACAGATTCGTTGTGGTGTGTAGTAGTGAATCCATGGAGATAAACCTTTCTCTACGGGATTCATATTCGGATAAACATACGGCCTTACAAACTGTCGCAAATCGGGTGGATGAAAATCAATGCTCCCAATCAAAAGTTTGATGCttgcattcaaaaatataCGCAGTCAGTCAAAAACCGAATGCggcaagtaaaaaaatgtggaCAGCCATTCCAAACTAAGTCGTCAAACTCTGCATATTATACGCTCATACCTTAACGTGTAGGAAAAACCATGAAACATATTTCAGAAGGATacgaaagtaaaacaaaacaaaaagcttcgTTTGTAATGTAAGTTTGTTGCGCTTGAGCTTGATTCATACCATATGCTTCAAATATGTGATACTATATCACTTTTATAGTATGGAAACGTTCCTGGCCCGGTTGCAATTGTGCGTcgtaattgtgtgtgtgtgtacgagttTGCCAAAAGGTATTTTCCAGTTCACACACATCCATCAACGCCGTAGTAATTGCACGGTAGAACAATCAAGTCTGGCGTTAGGTGCATCTCGCCGTATTGCCTCGCTTTTtcggttccttttttgtgtgtcactGGACGCCAGCACGCAATCGCTCTGGGTGCCGGGACCTGGCACAAGCGTCAAAGGGATGAAATGTTGCTCTGGGTAACGGGCATGCTCGTGATACGTGATTTAATTATGCCCTCACTTACCTGTTTTCGATctgttcttttcttctctgttttCACACTTCACATCGGCATTTGCGTTGGGCTTGCACGTGCCCATCGGATCGACTCTCTGCTATGGTCTCACTGCCGTCATCTAAACATCAAACAACGTACCACACTCGCGCCCCACTCTCGGACGAAATGGCCTCTGGTTGGGATCGAACCGGACCGCATCGCGTACCGATCGGACGGAAATCTAATTAAACTGGCTGGTCGATCGTGGCAGGTGGCACCTCGACCCGTCCTGCGAAGGGTTGGCGAGCGGAGCATAAGGCGGCACGGACGCTCGGAATCATCATGGGAGTGTTTCTGCTCTGCTGGCTTCCGTTCTTTCTGTGGTGAGTATATCGTTCAgaagtggtttttgttttccttttccaaaacTGGGGTAGCGACTTTTGTCTTTCCGATAGTATCAGCACAAGGGCTTTCGGATCCGGCCAAAGGCCTTGCACAGGGATACACAAGCATACAACCAAGGATGAAAAAGAGAATCTGTACATATACAGACAAGCAAACACGTGTGTGAAGATAAcctaaaatcaattttctttagtggaaaaacccctttttcacGTGCCATGGTCCATTTATTTCAGTTTACTGTGGAGGAAAGGTTAAGGTCGTTTTTATATTTCCCTGTTTTAAGTTTGGTTATGCCACCCGGATGCCATTTAGTGTATAATAAGATTAATCAATTGGTTTGCATCGCTTGCGGTTTTCTGGGCCGGAAAtgtgtttattgatttaatttacagATCAAAGATGTTTGTaggattgcttttttttctatcaaatCATAACAAACTGTCCCTCAAAATGTCATTCTACCTTTTGGATCGAGTGATAGAATTCCTACGGTTTGTTTTAGGAATGTTAATTATAGTTAGTGATCCAGCTTTAATTGTAAATGCATTCTTTCGCATACATTCTTTCAGCGAATTTAATCAGAATGTGTCACCCATTACCCGGTGATGACTATTGATGACTTTGTTGGAACTGTTTTTCTGTCCACGTTTGGTGGTCTTGAGTTCAAAAAATTGTAATGCTGTGTGGCATCAAAACTGCAGCTAAATGCTTCGCTAAATTAATGCTATTTGTTCGCACTAATCCCGGTCGGTGCGCACTCGTTTTGCGCTCTACCGATTGCAATTAATGCAGCACTTAAACCGATGTCACCGCAATCGAGCTTCGATGCTGCTAACTGTCACAATAACCCTGGAATGTGCGTACCTAAAACTTCCGGGCAACCTGAAGCAGCAATTAGCACCACATTGAGCATATTAACTCGATAGCAGCAATCATGTTTACCcatgctggtgtgtgtgtgtttttttttatttatcttttaccAGCTACTCTGGTGTACTCGATTTTATAATTAACACACGCatcgacacacatacacacatcgatTGGATTAAAATAGTGCGTAGAAAATTGGAACCGTCGCATCGCAACGCACGCACGCATGAAGAAGCATAAatgaatcaaatcaaaacgatcgtttgttttctcCACCGGGGAAGAATGGAACACGGCACCCATCACCCAGAGGGAAAACCAT
This genomic window from Anopheles maculipalpis chromosome 2RL, idAnoMacuDA_375_x, whole genome shotgun sequence contains:
- the LOC126556791 gene encoding uncharacterized protein LOC126556791 is translated as MKMFTSRSLTTAAPEVNIIGAATLRLSGPVQSTLNGTLATVASAITSVADSSTLTSFTMAPSSGGGPVTDGTGGVWNETADQPGTGSAVNVTESTASTIVEPSDRLVELTVLCLKSLIFGSIIIGAVLGNALVIISVHKNRKLRVITNYFVVSLAMADMLVALCAMTFNASVELSGRWLFGPFMCDVWNSLDVYFSTASILHLCCISVDRYFAIVRPLEYPLYMTQRTVFFMLANVWVLPALISFTPIFLGWYTTAEHLATLKIKPDLCIFVVNKSYAIISSSISFWIPGIVMITMYYRIYKEAVRQRKALSRTSSNILLNSVQINNASNTLHANHHHNHHHQHHRNHHLRASDCDLGIDIKDIQHDTHSELSDLDLQVPIVPTVVTNTDDDFLVPSSPPRRLSRSSIDLRDLEYKNESKIKSSDSVSSIFPLHYENNLRYSGSEPIHIKDAQQQQQQQHNDHQQRRASRKDSFRQINFFQPFFSRNSLLKTYIKGAAGSGGVGATTTAGAGTGSSTAIAANSLNNSNLNRSAERNNKNNDNRSNNNILDLINVASSLNKDSEKEVNTHKRHQIAASESDFLTMIEKQRQKLGKNTNSLKNCNKDEKELIYALSDSDFSAALQKQDEGVARRCFKNLVSNEVGKEGIFKIVLNSEGNGTGEGGAPPTVIGAGGGDGGGTMDTPDILIGCFDHGFTGSRPTLNIPTVKELVADESALIKTSSLKVQVPSSGSSEAMEGTKVIDLISTINGTAGEELRSPKASLQSRSSAVDNQLSATLNVSLNARCSPVNIQLSEASTISLDLVATSPKEKLPKVPTSAPATVTTIDIASEMMMLTDNPDIVIDNSHTGATVSPTSRTVTPSRAPSIMTPSPQHPRLGRKRQSSTVTYNINVINFQAGDNPDDDSSYQLNNRNGSGAYGGGGAATVGGRSNSSTNSSQKHQRRGAICIVINNDNVVHANDTDTDLDDDGCAGGMCGPDCDGTGSRSHTNQHYQHPHHQQHQQQQQRYANQPSCCYPAGHQDDGSGAASCRHHKFRKIKCLWNHLKRYGLRRAPSVHVSCGGGCEFVPPSPTVSTSAGAGNRLTVPSPVPPGCRQSRCSSVGCGEGGTSTRPAKGWRAEHKAARTLGIIMGVFLLCWLPFFLWYVITSLCGDEACPCPDVVITVLFWIGYFNSTLNPLIYAYFNRDFREAFRNTLQSLLPCIVRRSPYGHSVYYV